The Nitrospinota bacterium region AAGAGGATGCAAGCCCGACGCTGTTATTCAGAAAACTATTGGAACCATTGTCCTGGTAGGAGTAACGCATTTTTATGCAACCGGTTTCCTTGTTTTCGCAGTAGAAGCTCATAAACTGGACTTTTGCAAATTTGCTGTCTGCAGTGCGTACCGCATAAACATTCTTTTTGGCGGTTAGCTTGTGGGTCAAATAATTATAAGAATACCATTTCATGAGTATCGGGTTTTCCGTCTCGGTTTTCGTGTTTATATCCTGGGTATAGTTTTCAAGAGGAGCGTTAGCCACGATGTCAAAGTCACCTTCTTTTAAGTCGAACAACCCTGCCTTGCCGAATTTATTGGTGGCTCCACCGTTAGAAATCACTTTCCCCCTTCTAAACGCCAGGTCCCATTCCAGGGAAGACGGATCATGAATTTCGACAACGGACCCTCTGGAAAAGTCGAAATAGGCCCAGTCTTTCTCTGAAGAGGCGTTTACCGTGATTATTTGCGAGGCAATCTGGTTTGCTATTGTCATCTGCGGAGCCGGGGCGGTGGATTTTGCCACTTTCCCTTCTTCCGGCAGATTGACGCTAGGAGAGTTTAGGAAATCGTCCATCTGCATTAATTTTGAAGGAAGCCAGAATATGCCGACCAGTATTACGCTGATGCATGCATTCAAAAGAAAAAGGTTTCTCCACAGTTTTTTCTTCTTTTCAATGGCGGCAAGGTCTTTTTCGGATAGGTTGGTTAAATTTTTATTATCGAACATGGTGTTTTTAAGAATGAATTAAAATTATCTACTGTTATTGGCTTTTTTTATCATGAAACGCTTTTAAAACCTTCTTCATAGCGGATCGGGAAAGTTCCTCCTTGCTAAGCCAATGGGTATTCCCTTCCAGGAATCCTCTGATATTGGGAGTTTGCGTCCCCACAAATCGGGCGCCCCAGATCACATCGCCCGTTTTTACATTGACCAAATAGGCTCCGAACTCGACCCCGCTGGAAATACTTTTCTTGATTTCTCCCTGACGGTTGACGTGAGAGTCCATATACCGGGTCACGGCGCCGATCAATACGGCATCGACCTTTTTATTTGAGTAAGGGAGAACATCGCTGGAGTGATCCCTTTCCCCCTGCCCTGTGGCTTTATAATTTTCCTGGTTAGCCGGAGGCGGAGTTGCTGTGATTTGCAAACGCACATCCTCACTTTCCCTGGGTGGAGGGATGACCCGGTACTTATTGTATGATTGTAATTCCTGGGATATTTGGTTGGCAACAACGTAGCCGGCATTTTCGTCCTTAAAGGGTTTTACCGTTTTATTTTCAAAACCTGCCACCCCAATGACGCGCGTGTTTTGAAAGGCGCTTATATTGAAAACTATGCTTTGGACCTGGTCCACCGGGGCGGTTTTCAATAGTTCCAGATAATATTTCGGAAACTGTTTTCCGTGGTTAAACTTTTTAATATAATCAGGATAAGGATGCGGTTCATTGATAAAAGGAGTCAAATTAGGATGCAGAGAAAGATCGGTCGGTGGGGTGACCGGGTTCATCGGATGATATCCGAGCTCCTGCTGATCGGCCCCTTGATGGTCGAGTTTCAAAAAGGGTTCCCCTTTCGGGATGCCGTAACCTGGAGTAGAAAAGGTAAGCACCAGGATTGCCGGGGCAATCGTAAACAGTGCGGTAACGCATAAGTTGCGCCTGGATAAAGCCACGATGAACATCCTTCCCATTGGGCGTAAAGTTAAGTATTTATTGTATATCACTACTGTCCGGTTAAATTCTTGAGATTGTTGCTATAGCATTTTCTGAAAAATAAATACTCTATTTTTCAATAGGTTAGATTTTTTATCCCATGCTGTCCGGGAAAACCTGTATCTCAATCCCCGAAAAGCTTTTCTGCAATAGCAGGATAACCCGTTTTCGTTGTGGAAATGGGCGTATAAAGCCATTTAAGAGACTCTTTGGTGCTGTCCGGTTAAAAAAAGAGCCAAATTAAGCCTCAATTTTTCAATGAAAATTTTATTTTCCCCGGACACTACTGATTGTATATCCTTTGTTACTTATCAAATATAGCATACGGAGGTTGGAATTCAACTGCGATTCCCCTGCCATTGATGAAGAAGGATAGCAAACAGGGTTTTCTGGTACTATCAACTTTTTTAAAGAAGAATTTCCTTTAAACGGATGCATCGTGGGTTTTATTCCTTGAGTCGCTTTAGGACATTTTCATGAATTCTGCTTCTTATCGGGCTTTGGACTGGGTGTCAGCTCAATATTTACCGGCGCTGTTGGGCCTTTTCAGCCTCATCGCCCTGGGATTTTTTTTCGCCGGCCTTTGGCCCAAGCTCCGGGTTTTACGGCAAGCGGGTTCCGAAAACCGGTTTGATCGCCCGGTCCAACGCATCTGGAACACGGTTCGCATCGCCATTCTGCAAACCAAGCTGCTTAAAAACCGGAATGCGGGGTGGATGCATGCGCTGATTTTCTGGGGATTTGGGGTGCTTCTTTTGCGTGCCGGACATTTTTTCGTGATCGGATTTTTCCAAGATCTGCCGATTCCCCTGCCCGGTTTTGAACTTGTCCATTATTTATACAGTTTGATCAAAGATGTTTTTGTGGCGCTGGTGACGCTGGCTGTCCTCTATGCCCTTTACCGCAGGGTAGTCGTCAAGCCGCCACGTCTCAATCTTTCAGGCGAGGGGATTCTTATCCTCATTCTGATTTTGGCGATCATGGTCAGCGATGTGGTTTTCGAGGGCGCATATTTTACAACCAACCCGTCTGCTGGAACTTTATGGGAGCCTTTGGGGCTGGTGTTTTCCTATTCTTTGGCTTCTATGGAGCCTGCGGTAGTCACCTTCCTGCACAATCTGGCCTATTGGACGCACATATTGAGCATCCTGTTCTTTTTAACGCTGTTGCCCAGAAGCAAGCATTTCCACATCATCACCTCCATTCCCAATGTTTATTTTTCCAATGTCACAGGACGTGGCAACCAACTCTCCCGTATCAACTTTGAAGATGAAAGCAAAGAATCTTTTGGCGTGACACGAATCGGAGACTTTTCCTGGAAAGCTTTGCTGGATCTTCACACCTGTACGGAATGCGGCCGGTGCGACATGTTCTGCCCGGCGCTCAAAAGCGGAAAACCCCTATCGCCAAAGGAACTCACGATTGACCTGAGAAATCACTTAAACTCTTTGCAGGGTGAAATTCAGGCTCAATCGTCTGGTGTTCCCGCCCTGCTCGGCGGGGTCATTCAGGATGAAACCCTGTGGTCCTGCACTACCTGCGGGGCCTGCGAGGAGGAGTGCCCGGTCATGATCGAATATGTGAACAAGGTGATTGATTTGCGGCGGGGTCTGGTTTTGACCGAGGACCGCTACCCGCAGGAGTTGACGCGGGCCTTCAAATCTCTGGAAACCAACAGCAACCCCTGGGGGTTCGGACGCGATGCGAGAGCCGATTGGGCGGCGGATTTGGGGCTCAAGCTGTGGGACAAGGAGAATCCCACCGAGTACCTATATTTTGTCGGGTGCAACGGCAGTTTCGACAACCGGGGGAAGAAAATCGCATCCGCAGTGGTGGCTTCCCTGCAAGCGGCGGGGGTGGATTTCTCCATTCTTGGAAAAGAGGAAGGATGCACTGGCGACCCGGCCCGTCGAGCCGGAAATGAGTATCTGTTCGACATGCTGGCCACGCAGAATGCCGGGACGTTTGCGGAAAACGGGGTGCGGAAAATCATCACCCATTGCCCGCACTGCTTCAATTCGCTGAAAAATGAATACCCGGAATTTGGCGTGCACCTTGAGGTGATTCATCATTCGGAATTATTGAACCAGCTCATTAAAGATGGAAAAATCGCTCCCGGTGAAAAAACCGATGAAAAGGTGGTGGTCCACGATTCCTGCTATATGGGTCGGCACAACCAGGTGTATGAAGCGCCACGGGAAGTGCTGGCGGCAAAAGTGCAAGGGGAGAGCATTCTGGAGGTGGAAACCAGCCGCGAACGGGGAAGCTGCTGCGGGGCAGGGGGAGGGCGGTTTCTCCTGGAAGAAAAGGTGGGTAGCAAGATGAGCCACAACCGGATCGACGAATTGATGCAGGCCCAGCCGGACACCATCGCCGTCTCCTGCCCGTATTGCGTCCTCATGCTGGAGGATGCCCTCAAAGCCAAGGGATTGCAGGGTAAAGTGAAGGTCAAGGACATCTCTGAGATGCTTGCTACATAATAGCAATGGACAAAGTGGCGTGTTTTTATTACAATAATGAGACTAGTTATCAATATTAGTTGTTGTTTTTTTCAATGCCCTTATTTTACTGATCCATGGAACCCACTGCCGTCGAAAATGATGAAATCATTTGCAAGTGTTATCAGGTCAGTGAATCGACGATTCGTTACTGCATTGAATCAGGAAATCTTACCACCATTGAGCAGGTGACTAAGGCCTGTGAAGCGGGCGGGGGATGTCATTCCTGTCATATTCTGATCGATCTGTTTATTGATGAGCATCAGGGGAAAACCACTCCAATGGAAACCCTGGTCGCCACCCATGCTAAAAAAGTAAAGAAGCGCGGAATTCTGGGTCGTTTCTTTAACAAGATAAAATCGGGCGCACCCGCACCCAAATAACCGCCCGCTATTCCTGCCGTATTCTCTTGCAACTCCCCAGGTTTTTAACTAAGTTGGATTGAAATTATTTTTGCATTTATTAAAAACTTCTTAACCCTTTTATTAAGAAACCAAAGGAGCCATTTGCAATGAAAAGCCAGGATTGCATTTTATTCAGTGGTGGCGTCAATGGGGCGGAAGCTGAGTTTGGAAGCCAGGCGGAAGCCGCTGGCATCGAAGAAGTGAATTTTACCTTCGATGGGCATAAGCTCAACAGAAAACGCGGCGTTCGGTTTTTGACATCCGAAGAACTGCTAAGTGGGGATGTCAGCCTTTCCTACGTATCCAAATTAATGAACCGGACGTACAGTTCGGGGCCTCTGTTCCGCAAGGTTCTGCAAAGCATCTGGCATCAGATCAACCATGCGGAAGAGGTGTTTGTGGTGGGGAAAATACTGGAAGACAACACCATCAAGGGGGGAACAGGCTGGGGCGCGGAATTTGCAAAAATATGCAACAAACCCCTGCATGTGTTTGACCAGGAAACGAGCCAGTGGTTTACCTGGAAAACCGATCATTGGAAAGAAAAAAAATCCGTCAAAATCAGGCGCAAACATTTTGCCGGAACGGGCACTCGCTTTTTGAATGACAACGGCAAGAAAGCCATCCAGACGCTGTTTTCGGACTCCTTCAAGTAACATGGCATCTACCGGAAAACCTAAGCGGGCCGCCTATTTCGATTGCTACTCCGGTATCAGCGGCGACATGATCCTGGGCGCTCTGGTGGATCTGGGCGTGGATTTGAAAATGATCCGCGAGGGCTTGAAGTCACTCGGTTTGTCTAAAGGATACGAAATCAAGTCCCGGATCGTCCAGCGGGGCCTCATCAGCGGCACCAAGGTTGATGTGGTGTTAAAACCCATCAAACGCCCGCACGGAAGACATTTTTCAACCATCAAAGAGCTCATTCAGAAATCGGAATTGCCCGCAAAGGTCAAATCCGACGCTATCGAAATATTCAGGCGCATCGCCAAGTCCGAAGCCAAGGTTCATCATACGAGCATGGAAAAGGTCCACTTTCATGAAGTGGGGGCGGAGGATTCCATCGTCGATATCGTCGGTGGCGTATTGGGCATGGAACTTTTGAACGTAGAGCGGGTATTTTCCTCGCCGTTGAATGTGGGTGAAGGCGTTGTCGAATGTGCACACGGAACCCTGCCGGTTCCGGCGCCTGCGACCCTCAACCTGCTGGAAGGCATCCCCTGTTTTTCTACCGGAATCCAAAAAGAACTGACCACGCCTACAGGCGCGGCAATGATCGGGTTCTTCGCGGAAAAATTTCAACCGCTCCCAAAAATGACAATCTTGAAAACCGGCTACGGCGCCGGGGATCACGTCATCGAAAACTCGCCCAATATGCTGAGGATCATTCTGGGTGAGATAGAGGAAGCAGGTGAGACCGAGTCCATGATGATGGTGGAAACCAATATCGACGACATGAACCCGGAATTTTATGACCACGTCATGGACATGCTGTTCAAAGCCGGAGCGGTGGATGTTACCTTCACCCCTGTCAGCATGAAAAAGAATCGCCCGGCTACGAAACTCTCGGTCCTGGTTGCGCCGGAGAAAAGAGAACAAATATCTAAAATCATCCTGTCGGAAACGTCTACCTTTGGCGTGCGTTATTTTGAAGTGAACCGCACAACCCTGGACCGGGAAATTGAAATGGTGCAGACTCCTTATGGCCCGGTCAAGGTGAAAGTAGGTTCATTGGATGGTGTCCTCCTGAAAATTTCTCCTGAGTACGAAGATTGTAAAAAAATTGCCCGCAAGGAAAAACTCCCCATCAAAAAAGTTTATGAAGAGGTTCTAAGGTTGGCGCACAGTCGATTGTAATAAATATTCGACTGGCTTTGTCGAAATATATTTTAAGTCTTGTCATAAAAACACAATTCAAAGCGTCAAAATTTTCACGATCTCTTGGTAGTTTGACATGTCCGCCCTCCGCCTTTTAGCAATTCCTTAAAAAATTTAGCGATTTTATTCCGAATTCTTAAAATAAAACCATTCCTCCAAAAAGCAGCCATTGAGTGCCCCCCCCCAGTCTTAAGCGGTTATCGCCCTGCCTTAAATTGAACCTAATTTAAAAGTGGATAATTTTTGTGTGGAAAACCACACAAATAAGAACGCATATTGCTAGTAGGTTACCTGTAGGCAAAGAACATCAAAAAATTCTACCTGTTGCTTGATCTATCTGCTCGCGAGGATTTGATGTTTCAAAAAAAAGAAAATACCAGGTCTTCCCCAAGTTTTAAAGGGGAAGAGAGAAGCTTTCGCCGCAAGTCGGTGAAGGCCGGTTTATTGTTTTCTGATTTGAAACCCTTCTGCAAAGAGAAAAAACTTCGGGCCGATCTGATTGATATCGGTTACGGAGGCGCCCGAATATCTACGCCCACGCCACTGAAAAAAGGAACGTGGATCCACCCCCTCACCTATGACGATTCCGCCAAAGACAATCGTTCGGGCTCTCTTCTTAAATCAGCCTGGAATGACAAGGCTAAAGTGGTTTGGGAGAAGGTCCATGCATCGAATAAGGAATCCACAAAGACAAATTATACCTACGGATTGGAATTTGCCAACGATAGGAAGGAAATTATAAAATACAGGTTTTTCAAGTTCCTTCCCAAACTGGTAACCCTTTTTCTTGTTTTAGGCACCCTCAATGTTTTGTATTTGAAATGGTTCAATGTTTTTTATTTTTGGTATCAACCGGTTTTAAATGTTTACAGCATAATCATCTCCGTTTATATCCTTTCCCGATTTATATTTTCCGCATTCTACCGACCTCCTGAAGACAAAAACCACTTTCCGACGATCACTGTGGTGATTGCCTGTAAAAATGAAGAAGAATCCATTCGCCGCACCATTGACTGTGTGTATCGGTCGGATTACCCCAGTGACCGTCTTGAGGTGATCGCGGTGAATGATGGGTCTACCGACGATACCCTAAAGGAAATGAGTCAGTCGGCTCGGGAGCATCCTTCATTAAAAGTCGTCAACTTTAAAGCAAACCAGGGCAAGCGGCAGGGCATGGCCATCGGCGCCCGCATGGCGAAAGGCGAGATTCTGGTATACATCGATTCGGACAGTTTTGTCCGGCCGGATGGCCTGTATAAAATCGTGCAGGGATTTTATGACTCGGCAGTCGGAGCGGTTTGCGGGCACGCCAATGTGACCAACGCCAGAGTCAATGCGCTGACCAAGATGCAGGAAGTCCGTTACTTTGTCGCCTTCCACGTGATCAAGGCGGCGGAATCGCTTTTTTCAACCGTGTCCTGTTGTTCGGGATGCTTCGCGGCCTACCGGCGCAAATACGTGATGGACATCCTCGATCCGTGGTTGAATCAGAAATTCCTCGGCATTCCAGCCACTTTTGGAGATGACCGCAGTCTGACCAATTTTATGCTCAGGAAATACCGGGTGATTTATCATGCCGAGGCGGTGTGCACCACTCTCGTTCCGGAAAAATATGGAGTATTTTTTCGTCAACAACTACGCTGGAAAAAATCCTGGATTCGGGAAAGTTTTCTGGCCTGCCTTTTCATGTGGAAGAGGCATCCGGTAGCGGCTTTTTTCTTTTACTGCGGTGTGATGTTCCCGATCATCGCCCCTTTCATTGTGTTGAATGCCATTGTTCTCCCTCTTCTGGGATTTTGGCCGTTCTCCTATCTTTATATCTATGGGGCTATGTTAATGGCAGGTCTTTACAGTCTCGTTTACCTGGCTTTTTACCGCAACAGTTTGTGGGTTTACGGGATATCGTTTTCTGTTTTCTACATGCTGGTTCTGGTCTGGCAAACCTATTATGCCCTTTTTACCGTTCGGCAAAACCATTGGGGGACGCGGTGAATCATGAGTGATCACAAAGAGGCTTACGCGTCCCGAACTTTTAAAAGGGATAAATATGCATGGGCCTTTCTGATTTTATTTGTTCTGGTTTTTTTTCTGACAACCGGGGGATGGAGAGAAACCGATCGAATTATCTTCCGCTCATGGGAAGAGCCGGTATCGAACCAGGCCACTTTGACGGTTCTGGAATTTGACCGGGTGGTTTGGAAAGAAAACGAAGGGCATGTTCATCAGGACCAGTTGCGCAAACAGTTGAATGCTCTTGCTGAAGATGGTTTCGAAGCGGTTTCGATAAGGGATGTTTTTAACTTTTATTACAAAGGTGACAAGTTACCGGAAAAATCAATTCTTCTGATTTTTGCAAATGGTTATTTGGAAACCTATTCGGTGGTTGATCCAGTTTTGAAGCAAATGCATTGGCCTGCGGTGGTATCTCTGATCACGGACCCGATCGTTCGACGGGAAACATTTTTCCTGTACTGGGACCGATTGCGACAAATGGTGGATAGCGGTATTTGGGACATTATTGCAGGAGGACACTTCAGCCCCAAAGGGATGACGAATGCCAGTAAATTAATGGACGGGTTTTACACTCGCAAGGTTGGGATTACAAAGGATGAACGGGAGGCAATCGATCGCGAAAATTCCGCAAGTATTCTTCAGGATTATAAAGTCAGCCATGACTTGATTGAAGAAAATATTTCTGGATATAAAACTCTGGCTCATTCTCATAGGTATTTAAAAAATGCTAATTTGGGCTATTTAAGCAGTGCGCCTTTGAAACAATTATTTAAATTGGGATTTGTGGATAGTTTTGTCGGAGTCAACAGGGAAAAATCCGATCCGTATCGACTGCGACGGCTCAGAGTCCAACCCGGCTGGCAACCGGAAACCCTCCTTGCAGTGACGAATAAAGCCATTCACGCAACGGCTATATCAGAGCAGAGAGCAACTGAGGAAGATTCTGCCTGGTTTACCAGCGAGGGGGAGTTGGTGGAAACATCAGGCCACTCAAATATTTTATCTAGCAAAAAATTAAGTGTTGTCCGCAACCAGAGCGTAGATCCAGAAACCTATCTTCACGGGTTTCCCGGAACGTCGATCTTTCTTCCAGGGGGAAATAGTGCGGACAATTGGATTTTAGACGTCAATTTCCGCCTGAATCGCGGTGAGTTCTGGATTCGACAAAACTCTATTGAGCAAGGAGAGGAATGGCGATTGGGTGGCAATGAAAATAACCTCAATTTGCAATATCGAGTGGCTCACGGCAAATACGAAAATCTTGCCAGTTCCAGAGCAGGATTTCCTCTGGAAGTGTGGCAGCATGTGCGACTCATCAGACGAGGGCAAGGGGTTATTGTCAATTTGAATGGCGAGAGGTTGTGGAATTTGCCCGTTCATTTGCGGTCCGCTTTAAAGGGAGATATTGCGCTTCAGGTTTGGTCTGGGGACGGTGAAGGCGCCTTGAAATTGAAGAATGCCAAGGTCTCATTTTTCCCCCATGACATTCGCTGGTTGGAAGAGTACCCGCAAGAAATGGACGTTCAGCGCCTCATCCAAGACGCGGAGCGGGTTTCAGGAGTGACAACGGTCACGCATGTGATTCAAGGGGACCGATTGCAATCGGTTCCTTATGATAAAGACTTGTTCCAAATCATTGCTCACAGATATAGCTGGGATTTTATTCCGACTGTAAGCCTCCTGTCTGAGAAAAAAACATCGAAACATGAAGACGCGAGTTTCGGTTATTTGTGGATGTCTGAAATCCAGACTTTGGTGAAACAAAACCAATGGACTCACGTGCACCTGGATTTGAGTAAACAGACCACTGAAATGAAACCGGAGGGGTCTGTCCGTTTTTCGGAGTTAAAGGCGGAACTGGAAAACATGGATTGTCAGTTGCTGGTAACTGCCAGAGGCAGGTCGGATATCGGGCAATCAATTGAAGATTCAACTGAAACGTTGTCGAGCGATCGTCTGAGTACGTTGTGATTCTATTTAAAGAAGGTTCTGTGAATGTAAGGATGTTGTGCTGTGTGGCAACACTTTGCGTTTTTAAATTAGCTTTTATCCCTCAGATTGTTTTTGCCGGGAGTGAAGGGCAGGATGCCCTGGATCAGGGAACACAACTTTACAAGAGGGGCGAATATCAGGAAGCCATAGCCTCCTTTAAAAAAGCAACCGCTATTGATCCGGGGATCATCAAGGCCTGGGAGAATTTAGGTTGGGCTTATTACAAGTCGGGTGAGACAAATAAGGCTCTGCAGACTTGGGAAACCATCCTTAAAGTGCAACCGGACAATCAGGACATTCGTAGGGCCGTTGGAATTTTGTTAATGGAAACCAATCAATGGCGGCGTGCCATCCCTCATCTGACCGCAAGCCTGAAATCAGACCCGAATCAAAACCTCGTTCGCTTGCGTTTGGGAAAAGCCCATCAAGAAATTGGCCAAACGCGCCGCGCTGTGGGTCTTTTCAAACAGGCATTAAAAATACAGCCAGATAGTTTGGAGGCTCTTGCCCATCTAACTGATAGCTATGAAAAATCAGGTCAACGGGACTTGACGGTTTCATTATTTAAATTTTTTTTAGCGTCGTACTCCGGTTCCCTCAACGATGAAACAAGAGAATGGGTTGCCGTTAAATTGTCCAGCCTGTTTGCCCGTCAGGGAGACGAACTGTATAGAAGAAGCCGGTTCAAACAAGCTGAAGCGGCCTACAAACAAGCTTTGAACTGGAAACCGGGAAGTAAAACCATCCTGCAGAATCTGGGGTGGGCCATGGAAGAACAAGAAAAATACGATGAAGCGGTGAAAGCATGGCTCAAAATGGTGGACCTCGGTTATACAGGGTTTCAATTATTCCACCAGATTGCGAATGCCTATTACCATTCCGGAAAGATGGAGCAGGCGGAAATTTGGTATCAGAACACGGCGGGGATAGACCCCTCCAACCAGAATGTGCAGTTGCGGTTGTTTGAACTGGCATTGGGAAAAAATGAAATCCCGCCTGCGCTAACGGCATTGCATCAGGCGGTTGCTTTTCATCCGATGGATCAAAACTGGCTCCTTTCGGTCACCAATCATTTCATTCGAAATAGTAGCATTGACCAGGGCCTTGAGTTTTTTCATCATCAGCTTTCCATTTCCTCAAATTCTAAAACCACGAACCGGGTTTTAGGGCGAATGTATGCCAAAAAGGGCGCCCTCGAGCGAGAACTTGGAAATGGTGAAAGGGCAATGTGGAATTATGAACAAGCAATTTTGCTCGATGAGAAGAATGCCTCTGCCTATAGGGATTTAGGATGGCTCTATCAGAGTGCAGACCAAAGGGGTGAAAGCGAAAGGGTATGGCAACAGTATCATGAAAAAAATCCAGATAAAGCGGAACCCTATAATTTATTGGCGCGATTGTATTTGAATCAGGGAGAGTATGACAAGTCTCTGGTAGAGCTCCAAAAGAGTTTGCAGATTCACCCGGATCAGCGAGACCCGCAATTATTGCAGGCCAAGGCATTGTATTGGAGTAAGAAATATCCAGAAGCGATGGAAGTCGTGAATCGCATTGTTCAGGAATACCACAATCACCTCCCCATTCAGTATTTTTATGGAGAGGTATTGATGCGGCAAAAGGACTTCAAGAAGGGACAGGTTCAATGGAGGAAAGTGTTGG contains the following coding sequences:
- a CDS encoding HmuY family protein, giving the protein MFDNKNLTNLSEKDLAAIEKKKKLWRNLFLLNACISVILVGIFWLPSKLMQMDDFLNSPSVNLPEEGKVAKSTAPAPQMTIANQIASQIITVNASSEKDWAYFDFSRGSVVEIHDPSSLEWDLAFRRGKVISNGGATNKFGKAGLFDLKEGDFDIVANAPLENYTQDINTKTETENPILMKWYSYNYLTHKLTAKKNVYAVRTADSKFAKVQFMSFYCENKETGCIKMRYSYQDNGSNSFLNNSVGLASSSATQNPAPQGM
- a CDS encoding (Fe-S)-binding protein, encoding MNSASYRALDWVSAQYLPALLGLFSLIALGFFFAGLWPKLRVLRQAGSENRFDRPVQRIWNTVRIAILQTKLLKNRNAGWMHALIFWGFGVLLLRAGHFFVIGFFQDLPIPLPGFELVHYLYSLIKDVFVALVTLAVLYALYRRVVVKPPRLNLSGEGILILILILAIMVSDVVFEGAYFTTNPSAGTLWEPLGLVFSYSLASMEPAVVTFLHNLAYWTHILSILFFLTLLPRSKHFHIITSIPNVYFSNVTGRGNQLSRINFEDESKESFGVTRIGDFSWKALLDLHTCTECGRCDMFCPALKSGKPLSPKELTIDLRNHLNSLQGEIQAQSSGVPALLGGVIQDETLWSCTTCGACEEECPVMIEYVNKVIDLRRGLVLTEDRYPQELTRAFKSLETNSNPWGFGRDARADWAADLGLKLWDKENPTEYLYFVGCNGSFDNRGKKIASAVVASLQAAGVDFSILGKEEGCTGDPARRAGNEYLFDMLATQNAGTFAENGVRKIITHCPHCFNSLKNEYPEFGVHLEVIHHSELLNQLIKDGKIAPGEKTDEKVVVHDSCYMGRHNQVYEAPREVLAAKVQGESILEVETSRERGSCCGAGGGRFLLEEKVGSKMSHNRIDELMQAQPDTIAVSCPYCVLMLEDALKAKGLQGKVKVKDISEMLAT
- a CDS encoding (2Fe-2S)-binding protein — translated: MEPTAVENDEIICKCYQVSESTIRYCIESGNLTTIEQVTKACEAGGGCHSCHILIDLFIDEHQGKTTPMETLVATHAKKVKKRGILGRFFNKIKSGAPAPK
- the larC gene encoding nickel pincer cofactor biosynthesis protein LarC; this translates as MASTGKPKRAAYFDCYSGISGDMILGALVDLGVDLKMIREGLKSLGLSKGYEIKSRIVQRGLISGTKVDVVLKPIKRPHGRHFSTIKELIQKSELPAKVKSDAIEIFRRIAKSEAKVHHTSMEKVHFHEVGAEDSIVDIVGGVLGMELLNVERVFSSPLNVGEGVVECAHGTLPVPAPATLNLLEGIPCFSTGIQKELTTPTGAAMIGFFAEKFQPLPKMTILKTGYGAGDHVIENSPNMLRIILGEIEEAGETESMMMVETNIDDMNPEFYDHVMDMLFKAGAVDVTFTPVSMKKNRPATKLSVLVAPEKREQISKIILSETSTFGVRYFEVNRTTLDREIEMVQTPYGPVKVKVGSLDGVLLKISPEYEDCKKIARKEKLPIKKVYEEVLRLAHSRL
- a CDS encoding glycosyltransferase, which gives rise to MFQKKENTRSSPSFKGEERSFRRKSVKAGLLFSDLKPFCKEKKLRADLIDIGYGGARISTPTPLKKGTWIHPLTYDDSAKDNRSGSLLKSAWNDKAKVVWEKVHASNKESTKTNYTYGLEFANDRKEIIKYRFFKFLPKLVTLFLVLGTLNVLYLKWFNVFYFWYQPVLNVYSIIISVYILSRFIFSAFYRPPEDKNHFPTITVVIACKNEEESIRRTIDCVYRSDYPSDRLEVIAVNDGSTDDTLKEMSQSAREHPSLKVVNFKANQGKRQGMAIGARMAKGEILVYIDSDSFVRPDGLYKIVQGFYDSAVGAVCGHANVTNARVNALTKMQEVRYFVAFHVIKAAESLFSTVSCCSGCFAAYRRKYVMDILDPWLNQKFLGIPATFGDDRSLTNFMLRKYRVIYHAEAVCTTLVPEKYGVFFRQQLRWKKSWIRESFLACLFMWKRHPVAAFFFYCGVMFPIIAPFIVLNAIVLPLLGFWPFSYLYIYGAMLMAGLYSLVYLAFYRNSLWVYGISFSVFYMLVLVWQTYYALFTVRQNHWGTR
- a CDS encoding polysaccharide deacetylase family protein is translated as MSDHKEAYASRTFKRDKYAWAFLILFVLVFFLTTGGWRETDRIIFRSWEEPVSNQATLTVLEFDRVVWKENEGHVHQDQLRKQLNALAEDGFEAVSIRDVFNFYYKGDKLPEKSILLIFANGYLETYSVVDPVLKQMHWPAVVSLITDPIVRRETFFLYWDRLRQMVDSGIWDIIAGGHFSPKGMTNASKLMDGFYTRKVGITKDEREAIDRENSASILQDYKVSHDLIEENISGYKTLAHSHRYLKNANLGYLSSAPLKQLFKLGFVDSFVGVNREKSDPYRLRRLRVQPGWQPETLLAVTNKAIHATAISEQRATEEDSAWFTSEGELVETSGHSNILSSKKLSVVRNQSVDPETYLHGFPGTSIFLPGGNSADNWILDVNFRLNRGEFWIRQNSIEQGEEWRLGGNENNLNLQYRVAHGKYENLASSRAGFPLEVWQHVRLIRRGQGVIVNLNGERLWNLPVHLRSALKGDIALQVWSGDGEGALKLKNAKVSFFPHDIRWLEEYPQEMDVQRLIQDAERVSGVTTVTHVIQGDRLQSVPYDKDLFQIIAHRYSWDFIPTVSLLSEKKTSKHEDASFGYLWMSEIQTLVKQNQWTHVHLDLSKQTTEMKPEGSVRFSELKAELENMDCQLLVTARGRSDIGQSIEDSTETLSSDRLSTL